One window from the genome of Deinococcus cellulosilyticus NBRC 106333 = KACC 11606 encodes:
- a CDS encoding family 10 glycosylhydrolase, which translates to MKRIVLLLSALLSTAAAAPLRGLWVDAFGPGFKTETEIRKLVQDARTMGLNTLFPQVVRRADCYCLKSTFPVTEDPAMPRGFDPLDVLIREAHKAGMQVHAWVIIHGMTNSEVTPPQNPLHPINAHGLDEFADTWLTFNNAGEAYTGRDYYFDLAHPGVVKFFADGLRSLAQNYELDGIMLDRIRYPDPVKISAPIWGYNPYSLSRYFRETGATSVPIPQDRKWSDWRREQVSLLVKHLFLEVKSVKPRAWFSAATITYGAAPKTTEEFKTTRTYGEVLQNWPQWLREGYLELNVMMNYKRQSKAPQDQWYAGWVDFAAKQAGVNASGIAWYLNDFAGIQAQTQKALEAGMGWAGYSYRFPTLGNYMSNPVVTTEYEGLKNLLPAGEAFDVAPLPSTSLKGRLKGKETSGVAVELWKSGRLVARTVTDATGYFGFTQLPSGKVELRVLKTRKTITLQNNRVNDAGLL; encoded by the coding sequence ATGAAACGCATCGTGCTCCTTCTGTCTGCTTTGCTCTCCACCGCTGCTGCTGCACCCCTTCGGGGCCTGTGGGTGGACGCTTTTGGTCCAGGTTTCAAAACCGAAACGGAAATCAGGAAACTGGTGCAGGATGCCCGAACCATGGGCCTCAACACCCTTTTTCCCCAGGTGGTGAGGCGGGCAGATTGCTACTGCCTGAAAAGCACCTTCCCGGTGACGGAAGATCCTGCCATGCCCAGAGGGTTTGATCCTCTGGACGTCCTGATCCGTGAAGCCCACAAAGCAGGCATGCAGGTGCACGCCTGGGTGATCATTCACGGGATGACCAACAGTGAGGTGACCCCTCCCCAGAACCCCCTTCATCCCATCAATGCCCACGGTCTGGATGAGTTTGCAGACACCTGGCTGACCTTCAACAATGCAGGTGAGGCCTACACCGGCAGAGACTATTACTTTGACCTCGCCCATCCCGGGGTGGTGAAGTTCTTTGCCGATGGTCTGCGCAGCCTGGCCCAGAATTATGAACTCGATGGCATCATGCTGGACCGCATCCGGTATCCTGATCCGGTCAAGATCAGTGCTCCCATCTGGGGATACAATCCCTATTCGCTCTCCAGGTACTTCAGGGAAACCGGGGCCACCAGTGTGCCCATTCCCCAGGACCGGAAATGGAGCGACTGGAGAAGGGAACAGGTGTCTCTGCTGGTCAAACACCTCTTTCTGGAGGTCAAAAGCGTGAAGCCCAGAGCGTGGTTCAGTGCGGCCACCATCACTTACGGGGCTGCACCGAAGACCACAGAAGAGTTCAAAACCACCCGCACTTATGGCGAGGTTTTGCAGAACTGGCCCCAGTGGCTGAGAGAAGGCTATCTGGAGCTGAACGTGATGATGAACTACAAACGCCAGAGCAAAGCCCCGCAGGACCAGTGGTACGCAGGGTGGGTGGATTTTGCAGCGAAACAGGCTGGAGTGAATGCGTCTGGCATCGCCTGGTACCTCAATGATTTTGCTGGCATTCAGGCCCAGACCCAGAAAGCCCTGGAGGCAGGGATGGGATGGGCGGGTTACTCTTACCGTTTCCCGACCCTCGGGAACTACATGTCCAATCCTGTTGTGACCACCGAATACGAGGGGCTGAAAAACCTGCTGCCCGCAGGTGAGGCCTTTGATGTGGCCCCTCTGCCCAGCACCTCTTTAAAAGGCCGATTGAAAGGCAAGGAGACGTCTGGGGTGGCTGTGGAACTCTGGAAATCGGGTCGTCTGGTGGCCCGCACCGTTACGGATGCAACGGGATATTTCGGATTCACCCAGCTTCCTTCAGGAAAAGTGGAACTGCGGGTCCTGAAAACGCGCAAAACCATCACCTTGCAGAACAACCGGGTCAATGACGCTGGACTGCTCTAG
- a CDS encoding nitrilase-related carbon-nitrogen hydrolase — MSAAQAREFRVHALQPQWEIAVYRSAETFQKWMRSQLMLAQTNFDPERPNLVVLTELNGLPLAIRGSVLAQKAPSLQLALAASLIKHLPESAYFALSKKVNIVQGLMLALAPENMQLYLRTCAELAREHQVYLLCGSSVHPRLTEQNGTIRMGAPELYNQAVLLSPEGKVLGTWDKVHLTADEYPLGMVDAPLKDLVTVPTPVGDIGVATSLDAFRPDVIEQLERTGTTVFLQPDANATEWTGTEHGTSTTRPQPEAWLDSSWAVVQNSRTIQYAVNPMVVGNLFDVSFDGQSAIIGKADQAANQQSYIMTEPRAGFLALMPWVKEGTPEELRTLGEKLKAGSKDPQENQYRSGAIFADLTLPASTVPPHPLRPYEQALQAVIDGKDIHNPARALGFFWWIVGGLLLMSLFSRAKKGTKVVLGLLGLLLVGLGF; from the coding sequence ATGTCTGCAGCCCAGGCCAGAGAATTCAGAGTTCACGCCCTGCAACCCCAGTGGGAGATTGCGGTCTACAGGTCTGCAGAGACCTTCCAGAAATGGATGCGCAGCCAGTTGATGCTGGCCCAGACCAACTTTGACCCTGAGCGCCCCAACCTGGTGGTCCTGACAGAGCTCAATGGTCTTCCCCTGGCGATCAGGGGCTCAGTGCTGGCGCAGAAAGCCCCCAGCCTGCAACTGGCCCTGGCAGCAAGCCTCATCAAACACCTTCCAGAAAGTGCCTATTTTGCCCTTTCAAAAAAGGTCAACATTGTGCAGGGCCTGATGCTGGCCCTCGCTCCAGAAAACATGCAACTGTACCTGAGGACCTGTGCAGAGCTTGCAAGGGAACATCAGGTTTACCTGCTCTGTGGCAGCAGTGTGCACCCCAGACTCACAGAGCAAAACGGCACCATCCGCATGGGTGCTCCTGAACTCTACAATCAGGCGGTCTTGCTCAGTCCAGAAGGCAAAGTGCTTGGAACCTGGGACAAGGTTCACCTCACGGCAGATGAGTACCCACTCGGCATGGTGGATGCCCCTTTAAAGGATCTGGTCACGGTTCCCACTCCAGTGGGAGACATCGGGGTGGCCACCAGTCTGGACGCCTTCAGGCCAGATGTGATCGAGCAACTTGAGCGCACAGGGACCACTGTTTTTCTTCAACCCGATGCCAATGCCACAGAGTGGACAGGCACCGAGCACGGGACCTCCACAACAAGGCCCCAGCCGGAAGCGTGGCTGGACAGCAGCTGGGCTGTCGTGCAAAACAGCAGGACCATTCAGTACGCCGTGAATCCGATGGTGGTGGGCAACCTGTTTGATGTGAGTTTCGATGGACAGAGTGCCATCATTGGCAAGGCAGACCAGGCCGCCAACCAGCAGTCTTACATCATGACCGAGCCCAGAGCGGGATTCCTGGCCCTGATGCCCTGGGTGAAAGAGGGTACCCCTGAAGAGCTCAGGACCCTGGGGGAAAAGCTGAAAGCAGGCTCGAAAGATCCACAGGAAAACCAGTACCGCTCAGGGGCCATCTTTGCAGATCTGACCTTGCCAGCGAGCACCGTGCCACCCCATCCGTTGCGTCCTTATGAACAGGCCTTGCAGGCTGTGATTGACGGCAAAGACATCCACAATCCAGCCAGAGCCCTGGGTTTTTTCTGGTGGATCGTGGGAGGTCTGCTGCTCATGTCTCTGTTCAGCAGGGCAAAAAAAGGAACAAAAGTGGTGCTGGGCCTGTTGGGTCTGCTGCTGGTTGGGCTGGGATTCTAG
- the rpmB gene encoding 50S ribosomal protein L28: MAKVCELCGKGPVVVNSVIRRGKAKKDGGVGRKTTGITKTRQLPNLQRVTLRRGEATLRLRVCTKCLKSAHTL; encoded by the coding sequence ATGGCTAAAGTCTGCGAACTTTGCGGAAAAGGACCCGTCGTGGTGAACAGTGTCATCCGTCGTGGTAAGGCAAAAAAAGATGGCGGTGTGGGTCGTAAAACCACCGGCATCACCAAAACCCGTCAGCTGCCCAACCTGCAGCGTGTGACCCTGCGCCGTGGTGAAGCCACCCTGCGCCTGCGTGTCTGCACCAAGTGCCTGAAGAGCGCCCACACCCTCTAA